Proteins from a genomic interval of Indicator indicator isolate 239-I01 chromosome 1, UM_Iind_1.1, whole genome shotgun sequence:
- the RHNO1 gene encoding RAD9, HUS1, RAD1-interacting nuclear orphan protein 1: MPPKKKCTHKVPKAELVFLERPREGPVHCYETSLPSAKNPRRIPTKPIDQNTSADWVCPQFETTRSVVLKGQQKQHCGPHKTQNKDSSHSLLLAGGACQTTIACKFLPLTFENPEGFAVPLSNYLNCSRKNKQCSHNQPNKGTAAKANIQVHSQETSSQILLLPAPQPVEPELFSPLGTEIPEVPSIRNQRCSSTLPKRSSHDWHPENELMFDIDPWGRGESVSVLVTDTPEHEYGVKVTWRQRPHLMKYLQERGKLSAADILVKANLKLSRRQANI, from the exons ATGCCTCCGAAGAAGAAATGTACCCACAAGGTGCCGAAGGCAGAGCTGGTATTTCTTGAGAGGCCACGAGAGGGACCCGTCCATTGCTACGAAACTTCTTTACCCTCAGCTAAGAATCCAAGACGTATTCCTACAAAACCTATAGATCAGAACACCTCTGCTGACTGG gtCTGCCCACAGTTTGAAACAACCAGGTCAGTAGTGTTGAAAGGacaacagaagcagcactgtGGTCCTCACAAAACCCAGAATAAGGATTCCAGCCACAGTTTACTTCTTGCAGGAGGAGCTTGTCAAACAACTATAGCCTGCAAATTTCTCCCTTTAACTTTTGAGAATCCAGAAGGATTTGCAGTCCCCCTGTCAAATTATCTGAATTGCTCAAGGAAGAACAAACAATGCTCTcacaaccaacccaacaaagGGACAGCAGCAAAAGCCAACATCCAGGTGCACAGTCAGGAGACCTCTAGTCAAATACTTTTGTTACCTGCTCCCCAACCTGTGGAGCCAGAGCTTTTTAGTCCACTAGGTACAGAGattccagaggtgccttccataAGGAACCAGCGATGCAGCAGCACTCTGCCAAAAAGAAGTAGCCATGACTGGCATCCAGAAAATGAACTGATGTTTGATATTGATCCCTGGGGGAGAGGGGAGTCAGTATCAGTACTGGTTACAGATACTCCTGAGCATGAATATGGAGTAAAGGTCACTTGGAGACAGCGGCCTCATCTAATGAAATAcctgcaggagagaggaaagctgagtgctgctgatATACTGGTGAAAGCAAACCTCAAGCTCTCAAGGAGGCAGGCTAACATCTGA